In Myxococcota bacterium, the genomic stretch CTGGCGGCTTGTCTCTGGACTCCCGCCGGGGCGGGAGCCGTGCCCATAGGAATGGCGCTGCGCCGGAAGTTGTATTCGTAGTCACCCTTGCGCTGCTGGTCTTCGGTGATCGAGACGTTGAAGTCGAAGTTGAAGTCACCGGAGAGCGAAGACGCCCACGGGAACGTCCAGCCCATGCGCCGTTTGTACGCCGCCAGCTTCGCGAGCGGCGTGCGTGAGACCGCCGCGAGCGTCACGTCATGGTGCGCCAGGTGCACGGCGAAGCCGTTGAAGCCGTCGGCGATCGCCGAGCACGACGGACACCCCGCCGTGTAGGCGGACCCGAACATGAAGTGGTAGACCAGGAGCTGCGAACGCCCTCGGAACAGGTCCGCGAGCTGCGCGGGCCCGTCGTCGGTCTCGAAGCGGTACTCCTTGTCGACCCGAACCCACGGCAGCTCCATCCGCCGCTGCGCCAGCTCGTCGCTGCGCCGGGTGAGCTCCTTTTCTGCATTCAAGAGCTCGAGCCGTGCATCGAGCCATTCCTTCCGAGAGCCCGTCTTGTGTGTCGTCATTGCGTCGATCTCCTCTTCATGGAAGACGGAGACGGGTAGCTGCATGCGACGGGCCGAGGGAGTGACAAGTGTGGCGGGATTCCGATGGACTCGCTGATCACGGCGGCGGCGCGCGCGCTCGCGGCCGGCGACCCGCTCGGCGCGCTGAACCGGGTCGCCTTGCGCGAAGATGCGCCGGCGCTCGCGCTGCGGGGAATCGCGATGGCGCAGCTCGGCGACCTGGCCCGGGCGCGGGCGCTCGTGCGCCGGGCGGCGCGCGCGTTCGGGCCGAGGGAGGCCGTGGCGCGCGCGCGCTGCGTGATTGCCGAGGCCGAGATCGCGCTCGCCTCGCGCGACCTGGCCTGGCCCGCGAAGGCGCTCGAAGCCGCGCGTGAGTCACTCGAAGCCCACGGCGACCGGCTGAACGCGGCCCACGCGCGGGTGCTCGAGATCCGGCGCCTGCTCCTGCTGGGGCGCCTGGACCAGGCCGACCGCGCGCTCGCCGGGCTCGACGCCGCGCCGCTCCTGCCCGCGCTCTCGGCCGCGCACGAGCTGGCCGTGGCCGGTATCGCCCTGCGCCGCCTGCGCACGAGGGCCGCGCGCGCGGCACTCACCCGGGCGGCACGCGCCGCGCGGCAGGCCGCGATTCCGGCGCTTCAGGCCGAGGTCGAGCTCGCGCGCCGAGCGCTCGAGACACCCGCGGCCCGGCGCATCGCGCGCGGCGAGGAGAAGCTGTTGCGGCTCGATGCCGTCGAGGCGCTCTTGGCCTCGAACACGCTCGTGATCGACGCGTGCCGCCGCGTCGTACGCGACGCACACCAC encodes the following:
- a CDS encoding DUF899 domain-containing protein — encoded protein: MTTHKTGSRKEWLDARLELLNAEKELTRRSDELAQRRMELPWVRVDKEYRFETDDGPAQLADLFRGRSQLLVYHFMFGSAYTAGCPSCSAIADGFNGFAVHLAHHDVTLAAVSRTPLAKLAAYKRRMGWTFPWASSLSGDFNFDFNVSITEDQQRKGDYEYNFRRSAIPMGTAPAPAGVQRQAASSGTDAATYMRERPGMSAFALEDGVVYHTYSAYARGLDGL
- a CDS encoding helix-turn-helix domain-containing protein codes for the protein MDSLITAAARALAAGDPLGALNRVALREDAPALALRGIAMAQLGDLARARALVRRAARAFGPREAVARARCVIAEAEIALASRDLAWPAKALEAARESLEAHGDRLNAAHARVLEIRRLLLLGRLDQADRALAGLDAAPLLPALSAAHELAVAGIALRRLRTRAARAALTRAARAARQAAIPALQAEVELARRALETPAARRIARGEEKLLRLDAVEALLASNTLVIDACRRVVRDAHHQVLLTTRPVLFALARALAEAWPNDVTRATLLARAFGARSADASHRARLRVEIGRLRKMLRPLAAVTATATGFALVPRHAREVAVLALPSEDEPAPVLALLSDGESWSTQALALALGASQRTVQRALRTLAEAGKAQAFGRGRARRWITPPVPGFTTQLLLPAPLPGD